The following are encoded together in the Vespa crabro chromosome 12, iyVesCrab1.2, whole genome shotgun sequence genome:
- the LOC124428302 gene encoding uncharacterized protein LOC124428302 gives MERKKYQDEKRNFISSRKIIKCSCPDNTKFGKEKCREIDVDYVVHKLHELISDPVTKDDVSRISRLLYDYQEQLCDRAYMVKHLPMVIKIIEFLATNAKSVEDYRSHLDQMLEFSNRPPLLEKFFQNVTCSDIMEQYFTFFGYLLTILPRKQELLKVHEALRSLLIRTVPDDPSAVKSEICRAAMEKSNLSFIVTEILKTSSPEEYPTILELIFLLSSISCLCCHKMLEGGILNSLLIRMDLAYATQVFCKPPPNELLEGDEYSDDTMVLIMNILWTLMRSILPPKEVPACLKDFGTPVHCALWYYSSFFIPF, from the exons ATGGAGAGGAAGAAATATCAGGATGAAAAACggaatttcatttcttctcgaaaaataatcaaatgttCTTGTCCTGATAATACGAAATTTGGCAAAGAAAAATGTCGAGAAATAGACGTGGATTATGTTGTACATAAATTGCACGAACTTATATCCGATCCAGTCACTAAAGATGACGTATCACGAATCTCTAGATTGTTATATGACTATCAGGAGCAACTTTGCGATCGGGCTTAC ATGGTAAAACACTTAccaatggtaataaaaataatagaatttttagCAACGAACGCAAAAAGCGTAGAAGATTATCGTTCGCATCTCGATCAGATGTTGGAGTTTTCTAATCGACCACCTCTATTGGAAAAATTCTTTCAGAACGTTACTTGTTCAGACATAATGGAACaatattttacattctttGGCTATCTACTAACGATCTTACCTAGGAAGCAAGAGCTCCTTAAAGTGCACGAAGCCCTTCGTTCTTTATTAATCAGAACTGTGCCAGATGATCCTTCCGCAGTGAAGTCTGAGATTTGTCGTGCTGCTATGGAGAAATCGAATCTGTCCTTTATCGTAACCGAGATATTAAAAACTTCCTCCCCGGAAGAATATCCTACGATCTTGGAGTTGATCTTCCTACTTTCGTCTATTTCCTGTCTCTGTT GTCACAAAATGTTAGAAGGTGGTATTTTGAATTCTCTGCTAATTAGAATGGACCTTGCATACGCGACTCAAGTGTTTTGTAAACCACCGCCAAACGAGCTCCTGGAAGGAGACGAGTACTCAGATGATACAATGGTTTTGATAATGAATATCTTATGGACCCTGATGAGATCTATTTTGCCTCCGAAAGAAGTACCAGCTTGTTTGAAAGACTTCGGTACTCCAGTACATTGTGCTCTGTGGtattactcttctttttttattcctttttga
- the LOC124428382 gene encoding cilia- and flagella-associated protein 69-like, with protein sequence MTLLILLIVQLFPRYTIISNGIANDVLSLLIDCLSGRIHIWSKNIKFVPNKENLVFLKTLLLIVSDLATFNASIHIMIELDVLSAIFGFIDLNSKSVWSPPQFWHLFEHAIFTLVVLAPKLPKEFVEHDGTQKLMSILQWCSSNEFNSKFAMISTKAVSKFFQTIFNELITTLRNILISFLDLIDCILRIDKLTIEHQRILTILFITADEIIRKEAHLRLLYGYYNIKIIRQLLDRYFYHRKDDDFYMDQRLLLAIGSYIWGSIVPCPIHLKKFVDQNTVYTIIDVIEITSSPVRCLFLGLLIDICENIFCGHYLCTWRGIDKNKGFMSLLAMIWREEESEIGIKKRSDDTELPQLGPKQWLETYRTKLRYEVSPAMIDLIGSSRSKIYALRQIIERYGEKYQMARDHYKILINDLSIEDKITMSTVNLYFRLKIGQTWIEISKYLAQLGVIPLGMDGQLMSLMSQRYHFWGLFIRERQNKFNATAKTIEEIEEKDEYARIRDSLLAPTFDALDEIEYIRRTTDRSYMLRKKDFQNRQVNTYLNFPSIADIMHCHRTFQDNVNVTVRYNSKERKKKEKKEKTKPLKNGHLTRFLFTGSFRPTSSSHW encoded by the exons ATGACATTGCTCATTCTACTTATAGTTCAACTTTTTCCACGTTATACCATTATCAGCAATGGTATAGCCAACGATGTTCTATCCCTTTTAATTGACTGCCTCTCTGGTAGAATTCATATCTGGTCAAAGAACATCAAATTTGTTCCTAACAAAGAGAACCTCGTTTTCTTGAAAACACTTTTACTAATCGTGTCTGATCTTGCTACGTTTAACGCCTCTATCCAT ATCATGATCGAACTGGACGTCTTATCAGCAATATTTGGCTTCATTGATTTGAATTCAAAATCTGTTTGGAGTCCACCTCAATTTTGGCATCTTTTCGAACATGCAATATTCACTTTGGTTGTACTTGCGCCAAAACTACCTAAGGAATTTGTTGAACACGATGGAACCCAAAA ATTGATGTCCATTTTGCAATGGTGTTCCTCGAACGAATTTAATTCGAAATTTGCAATGATTTCTACCAAGGCAGTAT CcaaattttttcaaactattttcaatgaattaataaCAACTTTGAGGAATAttctaatatcatttttagatCTTATCGATTGTATCCTACGTATCGATAAATTAACGATTGAGCATCAAAGAATTCTGACAATATTATTCATCACTGCAGacgaaataattagaaaagaagCACACCTTCGATTGTTATATggatactataatataaaaatcattcggCAATTGttagatagatatttttatcatcgaaaaGATGATGATTTTTATATGGATCAACG tctTTTGCTAGCGATTGGTTCCTATATTTGGGGATCTATAGTACCATGTCCGATACATTTGAAGAAGTTTGTCGACCAGAATACAGTCTACACTATAATCGACGTAATCGAAATCACTTCTTCTCCTGTTAGATGTTTATTTCTTGGtctattaatagatatttgtGAAAATATCTTTTGTGGTCATTATCTATGTACTTGGCGTGGAATTGATAAGAACAAAGGATTTATGTCTTTGCTGGCAATGATttggagagaagaggagagtgaAATCGGTATTAAGAAACGATCGGATG ACACTGAATTACCTCAGTTGGGTCCCAAACAATGGTTAGAGACTTATCGTACCAAACTTAGATACGAAGTCAGTCCTGCAATGATCGATTTGATTGGCTCATCTAGATCCAAGATTTATGCTCTTCGCCAAATTATCGAAAGATATGGAGAAAAATATCAGATGGCTAGAGATcattacaaaattttaattaatgatttatctATCGAAGATAAG ATTACGATGTCCACTGTGAATCTTtactttcgattaaaaattggACAGACTTGGATCGAGATCAGCAAGTATTTAGCTCAGCTGGGTGTTATACCATTAGGAATGGATGGTCAACTTATGTCTTTAATGTCGCAACGATATCATTTCTGGGGTCTTTTCATTCGGGAAcgtcaaaataaatttaatgctACAGCTAAGACTATCGAGGAAATAGAGGAAAAGGACGAATACGCTAGAATTCGTGATTCTTTGTTAGCACCAACATTCGATGCTCTCGACGAGATCGAATATATTCGTAGAACAACCGATAGATCTTATATGTTACGAAAAAAGGATTTTCAAAATCGACAGGTGAACACGTATCTTAATTTTCCTTCGATTGCGGATATCATGCACTGTCATAGGACATTTCAagataatgttaatgttacgGTACGTtataattcgaaagaaagaaaaaaaaaggaaaagaaggaaaaaacaaaaccgTTAAAAAATGGACATCTTAcgcgttttctttttacaggCAGTTTTCGACCAACATCTTCATCTCACTGGTAA